The segment ATAGTGCCAACAGTGTTTGTCTTTTTCTTTTTTTCCTGGCAACCGCTCGTCAAAGGGATTGTGCTCTCTTTTTTCAACACCGAGGGTTATAATGCCGTTAGTTTTGCCGGACTGCAGAACTACAAGGATGTGATTCAGAATTCGGCATTTCAGCAGACGCTGACCAATTCATTTATGTATGTGATCTGGTCGCTGCTGATCGGCTTTGCCGTCCCGATTGTAGTCGCTGTTGTGATTAATGAACTCAGACACGGGAAGTCATTTTTCCGTTTTTCCGTCTTTTTTCCAAGTATGGTTCCCGGTATTGCCGCTTCAATGTTATGGATGTTCCTGTTTGAGCCCGGAGAAGGCGGTCTGCTGAATAGTATGCTCAGTGCCTTGGGCTTCCCGGTACAGCAGTGGCTCCAGGACCCGAAGATGACCATTATGCTGATTATATTCACAATCACCTGGCGGAATTTCGGAGGGACGGTGCTGCTCTATCTGGCAAGCCTTCAGAGCATCAATCATGATCTGTATGAAGCAGCTTCGATCGACGGGGCCAATGTATGGCGGCGCTTCAGAAGCATTACCCTTCCGCAAATCTCCAGCATGATCGGACTGATGATGATTCTGCAGATCAGCGGGGTATTTCAGATCTTCAATGAACCGCTGGTCATGACTGAGGGCGGACCGAATAATGCCTCAATGACGTTGATGCTCCAAAGCTATTATTATGCGTTCCGGAGTTTTGAAGCAGGCCATTCTATGGCGCTGGGGGTTATTACTTTTCTTATCCTGATGGTGCTTACCGTTATTTATTTCAGGCTGGATAAGAAATTGAACAGGGAGTAGAAGCCATGAAAACAAATGAAGCTTACGGCATTATCGGCAATATTGAATACAGATCACCCTGGGTGCGCCTGCTCTACTGGGGCTTGTTCCTTCTGATGCTTGCGCTCGCCGCCGTCTGTATCCTGCCTCCCGTCTGGATTATGGTCTCAAGCCTGAAGGACATTAAGGAGTTCTACGCGATTCCGCCTACCTTGATTCCCCGCACCTTTGATATCAGCAAGCTGTGGGAGACCTGGCAGGAGTTCAATTTTCTCAGTTACTATTTGAATACCGCTTACCTGGCTGCCGGTTCTGTACTGTTCTGTCTTACCTTTAACGGGCTGGCCGGGTATTTCTTCTCCAAGCTGAAGCCGCGCGGGAGCGCGCTCTTGTTCGTGCTGATTGTATGGACGATGATGGTTCCGAATACGGTGGGAATGGTGCCGCTGTTCAAGAACCTGATTGATTTTCCGCTGCTGCATGTGAATCTGACCAATACCTTCTGGCCGATGTGGTTCATGGCTGCTGTGAATCCGGTGGTGATTCTGATCTTCAAGAACTTCTTCGACTCTATTCCCCAGGCACTGCTGGAAGCGGCCAAGATAGACGGGGCGAGCACCATCGGCATCTTTATCCGGGTGATCCTTCCGCTCAGCGGCCCGGTCATGGCTACGATTACGATACTTACGATGAATAGTGTATGGCAGGATTTCTTTTGGCCCTTCATGGTACTGAAGGATAAATCGACCTGGTCGGTCATTGTGGCCATCTATAATTTGAAAGCGACATTACCGCAGGACATTCAGTTTATTGCCCTGACGTTTGCCATCCTGCCGCCGATTCTGCTGTTTATTTTTTTCCAAAGGTACATTATGAACGGGCAAGCCTTCGGCGGCAGCATCAAAGGTTAATGTCACCCGATCACAAACCATTTCACAGTTTTGCCCCGTAGGGCGCTCTAAAGGGCGCATGGTAAGATGATTTCAGAATTAAAGAAAGCGCTTTACAAAATGCAGAATTGCTATAAGAATAATTCTAGGGGGAATTACATTGAGAATGGCACACACCAAGAAACTAACCGCAACACTGGCGCTCACACTGCTGCTTACTGCCGGACTGGCCGGCTGCGGCGGCTCCAATGAAGGGAAAACAGGCGGGAGCGGAAATGCAGCAGCCAGCAAACAGGTTACGATTAAGGTCAGTAACTGGCCGAAGCCGAATGAGGAAGCCAAGATCGCCCAGTATGAACAGCTCATGGCGAAGATGAAAACTAATTATCCGAACATTACAGTGGATAAGGATGAATGGGGCTACGACGTCAGCTCGTTCCTGCCCAAAGCTGCGAGCGGGCAGCTTCCAACGGTATATGAGACCTTTTTCACCGAAACAAGCAAAATCATCAAAGCTAATTACGCAGCGGATATCACGGACATGATGAAGAAGTATGGATATGACAAGGCCATTAACCCGGATCTTCTAAAAATGGTGACCAAGGACGGCAAGTATTACGGGATTCCGAAGGACGGCTATGTCATCGGCATGCTCTACAATGTGAATCTCTTCAAGGAAGCGGGCCTTCTGGATGATAAGGGGATTCCGAAGTTCCCCAAAACATATGAGGAGCTGGCGGAAACTGCGCAGATCATCAAGCAAAAGACCGGCAAAGCCGGAATGTTCCTGCCAACGAAGAGCGGCCAGGGCGGCTGGATGTTCATGAATATTGCCTGGGCTTACGGTGCGGAATTCGAGAAGCAGGTTGACGGTAAATGGAAGGCTGTATTCAATTCTCCCGAGGCGGCTGCAGCTCTGCAATATGTGAAGGATTTGAAATGGAAATACAATGTGCTGCCGGATAACAATCTGGTGGATGTGACCAATGACATGTTCCGTATGCTCGGCACCGATCAGGTTGCCATGAGCTTCGGCACCAACGACTGGCCTCCGGTCATCCAGCAGCAGACCAAGATGTCCAAGGACAATATTGCCATGTCAGCACTGCCTGTAGGACCGATTGGACAACCTGTTACCCTGCTGGGGGGCGGCCTGTATATGTTCTCGCCGAATGTAACACCAGAGCAGATTGATGCCGGATTCAAATGGCTGAAGACCTACGGGTTCACACCAGAATCATCAGAGGAGGCTCTGACCGGCTGGGATATCGAGAAGAAGACACTCAGCGATCAGGGGCTGATCGTCGGCCCTTACGGGCTGCGGATCTGGACCGATGAGAAGCGTATAGGTGAGGAACAGAAAATTCTCGACAAATACAACAACGTGAATCTGGACATGTTCCGTGATTATATGGACAACGGCAGCAAGGGGATGCGGGCGGAGGAACCCGTCAATGCCCAGGAATTGTATCAGAAGCTGGATGTCGTGCTGCAATCCGTGCTAACAGACAAGAATGCAGATCCGCAGAAGATCCTGGACAAGGCGGCTGAAGAATTCCAGCGGGATTATCTCGATAAGGTAAAATAAAACGCAGTCAAACACCGGCGCCGTCCTTCTGAAGGGCGGCGATGCCGTTTATATGAAGGTGAAGGGAGATAGGGATAACATGGCAGCAAAAGAATGGGGAGACTGGAGCGCCCGCTGGATCTGGCTGCAGGAAGAGCAAGAAACTACGGATAGGGAAGCGCGGCATGAGCGGGTATATTTCCGCAGAGTGTTTGAGCTGCCAGCCGGTACCGGAAAGGCTTACAGTATGAATGTGGCCATTACCGCAGACAGCCGCTACAGGCTGTTCGTCAATGGGCAGCGTCAATGGGCCGGTCCTTGCAAGGGGCATGAACATGTACACTATTATGAGGAATACAGCGTGGAGGGCGTCCTGCAGCCGGGAATCAATGTGATTGCTGTTACTGTGGTTC is part of the Paenibacillus sp. FSL M7-0420 genome and harbors:
- a CDS encoding carbohydrate ABC transporter permease; translation: MIGRITEPQPFMAKKKNGNPVRRLLRDWSSWILIVPTVFVFFFFSWQPLVKGIVLSFFNTEGYNAVSFAGLQNYKDVIQNSAFQQTLTNSFMYVIWSLLIGFAVPIVVAVVINELRHGKSFFRFSVFFPSMVPGIAASMLWMFLFEPGEGGLLNSMLSALGFPVQQWLQDPKMTIMLIIFTITWRNFGGTVLLYLASLQSINHDLYEAASIDGANVWRRFRSITLPQISSMIGLMMILQISGVFQIFNEPLVMTEGGPNNASMTLMLQSYYYAFRSFEAGHSMALGVITFLILMVLTVIYFRLDKKLNRE
- a CDS encoding carbohydrate ABC transporter permease → MKTNEAYGIIGNIEYRSPWVRLLYWGLFLLMLALAAVCILPPVWIMVSSLKDIKEFYAIPPTLIPRTFDISKLWETWQEFNFLSYYLNTAYLAAGSVLFCLTFNGLAGYFFSKLKPRGSALLFVLIVWTMMVPNTVGMVPLFKNLIDFPLLHVNLTNTFWPMWFMAAVNPVVILIFKNFFDSIPQALLEAAKIDGASTIGIFIRVILPLSGPVMATITILTMNSVWQDFFWPFMVLKDKSTWSVIVAIYNLKATLPQDIQFIALTFAILPPILLFIFFQRYIMNGQAFGGSIKG
- a CDS encoding ABC transporter substrate-binding protein produces the protein MRMAHTKKLTATLALTLLLTAGLAGCGGSNEGKTGGSGNAAASKQVTIKVSNWPKPNEEAKIAQYEQLMAKMKTNYPNITVDKDEWGYDVSSFLPKAASGQLPTVYETFFTETSKIIKANYAADITDMMKKYGYDKAINPDLLKMVTKDGKYYGIPKDGYVIGMLYNVNLFKEAGLLDDKGIPKFPKTYEELAETAQIIKQKTGKAGMFLPTKSGQGGWMFMNIAWAYGAEFEKQVDGKWKAVFNSPEAAAALQYVKDLKWKYNVLPDNNLVDVTNDMFRMLGTDQVAMSFGTNDWPPVIQQQTKMSKDNIAMSALPVGPIGQPVTLLGGGLYMFSPNVTPEQIDAGFKWLKTYGFTPESSEEALTGWDIEKKTLSDQGLIVGPYGLRIWTDEKRIGEEQKILDKYNNVNLDMFRDYMDNGSKGMRAEEPVNAQELYQKLDVVLQSVLTDKNADPQKILDKAAEEFQRDYLDKVK